GTATGGATTTTGAACAGCAACCTGTTATGTTATAGTGAAGCCCGACTCGATTACAATACGTCAAGTACGGAGGTGTTTGATTAATAAAGCGATGAATGAAATTGTTATAGTTCCAACCGAAAAAGATTGTGAAATAGAAGGGTATTATTATATACCAGATTACGATGTGCTCCCTTACGAAAACCTGAGCCCTTCATGGTATGTTAGGTCTCGGCGTATATTTGCACTTCACCTTGCAATTCAAGGAAAGTTAAAAGGCGTCTGCACACTACGTTCCCTTTTACACTTTGTGATGCCACCAAATGTTTTGAAAGAAAATACACATCTACTTAAAGTTGGGGACAGACTTTCCGAACCTGAGAAACTCTTTGCAAAGCTCGGGTATGAGAGGGTTTTTAATGTCCGTGAAGGCGGAACGTTTTCGGTAAGGGGAGAGATAATAGACTATTTGGGACCAGACGGCTTACCTGTCAGGCTGGAGCTTTTTGGTAACGTCATCGAAGACATTCGAAAGTTCAACCTAAAGACACAGCGAAGTGAAGAAAGTTTAGAAAGTGCCATTTTATTGCCAGCACGGGAATTTGTACTTAACGGCGAGTATTTCAAATCGGCTGGCGAGATAATTTTGGAGCCAATAGAAAACCAGCTCACTGGCAAGTTTGTGAGTGGAACGTTTTTAGATTACGATGTTGAATTGTACGTAAAAGACAGAAAGAGCGTCATCGAGCACTTCACTCGATTTGAGCGTGAACTACGTAAGTCGATGGAAGAGATGGGGCAAGATGACAAGCTAAGGGATTACAAACGCTTTGGAATAATAGACTACGACCTAGTTTTATCGAAGGCGAAAGAACTACCTATTGAAAAGGCTCAGTTTGTTGTAAGAAAGCCTCAGGAAGAGGAATACATACCATCAGAACCTGTAATCTCAGAGGATGAACTGCAGGTAGGCGATATTGTTGTCCACAAGAAATACGGTATTGCAAGGTTCAAAGAAATTAAAAAAGTCGAAGTGAACGGTGTACAACGTGAGTTTTTGGTGTTGAACTTTGCCGATTCTGTTCTGTACGTACCTATCGAAAGGATAGACTTGGTAGAAAAGTACGTTGGCGATGAGGTAAATGTAAAGCTTGACTCACTTAAGAAAGGTACTTGGTCGCGAAAGGTTGAGAAGGCGAAGAAAAATATAGAACAGCTTGTTCGAGATCTTGTCTTGATATACCACGCGCGGAGTAGTGTTAGAGGCTTGTCATTACCAGGAGATGCCGACCTTGAGGAAGAGTTTGCCAAGACCTTTCCGTTTGTTGAAACACCCGACCAGCTGAACGCAATCAGCGAAGTACTTGAAGACTTGGCGAGCGAAAAGCCGATGGACAGACTGCTTGTTGGAGATGCAGGTTATGGGAAAACGGAAGTGGCCATAAGAGCGATATTCAGAACAATCGTCTCCGGTAAGCAAGCGGTACTCCTTGCTCCAACGACGATCTTGGCAAAGCAACACTACGATAATCTCGTGACAAGGTTTAAACCATTTGGAATAAACGTTGCACTGCTGAATAGGTTCGCAACGAAAAAAGAACGCGAAGAAATTTTAGAAGGTGTAGAATCAGGAAAAATAGACTTGCTTGTCGGAACACACAGCGTACTGCGCGATGTGAAATTCGCAGATTTGGGACTGGTTGTTATCGATGAAGAGCAGAAATTTGGAGTAGAGCAGAAAGAAAAATTCAAGAAACTGAGGGTAAATGTGAATGTTCTTTCCATGAGTGCCACACCTATTCCGAGAACATTGAACATGGCACTTTCGAGTTTGAAGGACCTATCTGAAATTAAAACGCCTCCGTTAGGAAGAAAGGAAATTCAAGTGCACATAGGTCCATTTGATGAGAGGATTATAAGGCTTGCGATATTGAGGGAGATAGGTCGAGGTGGGCAGGTCATATACGTTCACAACCGCGTGAACTCTATATATGGGGTTTACGAAAGGTTAAAAGAGTTGGTTCCGGAAGCGAATATTGTAATCGCTCATGGACAGCAACCAAAGAGCGAAATGAAGAGAGCGATAGATGCGTTTTACCACAAGCACGCGGATGTACTTCTTTGTACTACGATAGTTGAAAATGGTGTAGACGTACCTGACGCAAATACGCTTATCGTCGACGATGCCCATAGATATGGACTTGCACAATTGTACCAGCTACGTGGCCGGGTCGGCAGAAGCGACAAGATAGCTTTTGCCTATTTCTTCCATGGAAGAAATGTGAACGATAAAGTGTTGGAAAGACTTTATGCGATAAAATCTTACCAAGGTCCTGGAAGTGGTATGAAAATCGCAATGAAGGATATGGAAATCAGGGGCGTGGGCGCTATTTTCGGTGTCGAGCAGCACGGGTACGTCAACGACCTCGGGCTCAAGTATTACCTTGACTTACTTAATGAAGCGGTCATGGAATACACAGGACAAGTGCAGAGCAAAATCGATACGGAACTTGAAGGTATTCCAGGAAGCATCGTGATACCGGAGTTTTACATATACGACCCGTTCGAGCGCATGAGATTCTACAGAAGGATAGCATCAGCGATCAGTGAACAAGAAATACTCGACATTCACGAAGAACTTGTCGACAGGTTTGGTAAGATGCCAGAAAGTGTAGAAAATCTGCTGAAATATGCACTATTGCGTATAATACTATGGAAAAGAAACGTTGCAAAAGCTACGATATCGGATGTCGGACTGGTTGTCAAATTCAAAAGTGGAAAGTTTGAAGAAATATCTCCAAGTTATATATACAACGAGAAAGAAGATGTCTACATCTTTTTCGTTAACTTGGATGAACTTATAGAACAATCAAAGGTGGTTGTCTGAAGCGTGAAGATTTTTGGTTTTGTCGTGGAGTCGTATGGAAAGTACGTGAAGGTAAAGACATCGGACGGTGAATATATAATAAAGAGCGAAAAGAAGGCACCGAAAGAGGGTACTAAGATTGAGCTGAAAGATTTCGGGGTGGGTGATTACTTAGCAAAGGTCTTGGCGAAAAAGCCTTACAACTTTCGAGATTTGCCAAGTGTTAGGTTTGTTCAACTCGCAGAAGAACTCGTCAACGATTTGGAATTCTCAGCTAAAGAACGACTCATTGTTGCAATTGCGCTGTTCTTAGAGGAGGTTTCTAAACGAATGGAAATGGACAAGTCTATGCTTCAAAAACTTAAGATGGCTTTGAAAAAAACACGCTCTCTGAATGTGGAATCATCAGACGATAAGACAAAAGAAAATGAGAAACAGCAAGACCTGGCAGGCTTTTTAAATTACTTGAACGTTTTATCCGGGAAGTATGGTCTAATTGTTGATGAAGGAGTTGTTTTTCTTGACAGGGAAGGTGGAACTTTCGAGGTCTTTCTCAAGAATAACCGTATTTACGGAATTATTCAGGAAAGTACCTTAAGTTCGAGCGTAACGTTATTTTTTGAAAAGGTTCCAGAGAACATACTTGAGTTGGAGAAACGTCTGAAGGATAATTTTAACGTTGTATCGATAAAGCTCGAGGCGATGCGTGATGGAACGTACGTATGAAAGTGATAGGTACGATACAGATTGCACAACGAAATTGGCTGTAGCTCTGAGATACAAGCCGGGCGAAGATTACGTACCTTTTGTAGTGGCAAAAGGCAAGTGTCATTTGGCTGAGATGATAGTCAAGAGAGCACAAGAAAGCAATGTCCCGATAGTGAAGTCTGAAGAGCTGGTGAGAGAACTTTTCAAACTCGATGTGCTGGAGCCAATACCATCAAAACTCTACGTTGCCGTTGCAGAAGTACTTGCGTTCATTCAGCTCGGGCTTAACAAGTAATTAAATTTAAGGAGTCAACTATGCAAAATTAAATTTTTGTTTTGAGTGTGAGATAGCATAATCAATATTGAACTTCTCTTTCTTTCTCAACATTGCGTACAACGTTCGCAATAACTTGTGTACTACTGACATTATCGCTTTTTTGTACGGTATACCTTGCTGCCTTTTTCGTTCATAGTATGTTCGGAAATATTCGTTGTGAATCACTACACTCACTGCCATTAGCCATAGTATTCGTCTTAGGTGGGCATTGCCCCTTTTCGATATGTGTCCTTCTACTTTGCTTTTGCCTGATTGGGCAATGCTTGGATCGAGTCCACAATACGCAATGAGTTTTTTGTATGTACTAAATCTTGAGATATCTCCAACTTCTGCCAAGAAATGCATCGCGCTGTTTTCACCAATACCTGGTATTGACGTGAGTATCTCGATATCAAGGTTTATCGCACTACATTCGCAATATTCTTTCATCATCTTGTCGTATTCTTCAAGCTGTTGCTGTAAAAATTGTAGTTCTTTGATATTTTGCACAAGAATCTTTTCTTTCATCGGCCAATATTGAGCAATCGAGTTATTAGCGAGTTCTTTAAGTTTTTGAGCATTAAGTTTTGTACTTCTGCCACGGTCTTTGGAAAAGAACACATCCAGATTACGAGCCTTTTGAATAGCCTTGGCAGAAGGGAAATGAGAAAGAAGATTGAGGATAGTGTCACTGTAGATATTGGTAACTCTTTCGAGTTCAGGGAAAAGAACGTTGAGCAGTTTTTCGATATTGCCTTTAACTTTTGCGATGCGGTGGATAATGTTTTCGCGTGCTCTGACAATATCACGAAGCTCAGAGTTGACAAAAGCAGAAGAAGGAATTTGATGTTGTAGGTAAAACAAAGCAGTAGCGATAATGCGAGCATCGATTTTGTCGGTTTTGGTCTTTCGAAGAGAAGCAAAGTTTTTAACAGTTAGAGGATTAAAAACAGCGCAAGCAAAGTCGTTGGAAGAAAGGAAAGCCAGAAGGTTGAGATGATAACAGCCAGTAGATTCCATAGCGATGATGATGGATTGTTTTGGGAAGGCAGAGAGTTTGTTTGCGAAGGAGGAAAAGCCTTGCTGGGACATATCGAAAGAAGATTCGAAGATGATGGAACTGGGATTAGAGATAGCGCAGACGTTGAACTTATCCTTGGAAACATCGATGCCGACGAAAACAGGGAAGTTATCCATGAAAAATCCTCCTTTCGAATGATGAGGGCAGGGAGCCTGCTGAACCAATCCTCCATGCTGACGAGGGCTGAAAGCCCAACCAACTAATCATGGTTAAAGGCAGGCAACAGACTCCTTAAATGGCTTAAAAGCCAAGGTGACATAAGTTGTCCTGCCCTCAATTTTTTTAAGCTAAATTATTTATACCATATTTTTATGTAGGAGGTGGATTTCTATGAGCAAAATTTTTAAGTACCTATCTCGTGCACCGATATTCGGATTGGTATTATTTGTCATTCTGACGACAGTGACGACAATCTCGGCATTTGCTGAGTTCTCATTCCAAATAATCATCGGCATCGGTAATGTGCCCAATATCTCCATAAATGATTTGCCCGATTACTCGGTATTACTCTACACGGACGAACCATTCGCTGCTGTCTACATCGATGGAAAATATGCTGGGAATACCGACAGTTTCGGTAGAATAGTGGTAAGATTTGACGCGGAGGGTTACCATTCGGTTTGGATACTCACATCGAATAAATACGCAATGTATGACAGAATCGTATTCTATGTAGAAAAACAGCCAAAGATAGTTTATATCCCATCTACCCGCTTGGGAGAAGTTACGGTTTTCTCCAACGTCTACCCTGTCTATGTTTACTCTTCCAAAGGCGTGCTCTACGGTGTTGTGAAAAAAGACGGTGAAAAGGTCTTGGCACCAGTTGGTCTTCAAGAGTTAGTCTTTTCTTCTCCAGGGTTTGAGGACATAAGGCAAAATCTCAATATCCAGTACGGTAAAGAAGTACCCGTTTGGTTGAAGTTCAGTCCTCTTCCGTTCAACTTAGAACTTGTTGTGTCCGAGAAGTTTTCACCGAATGGTGATTGGAACGAGGACGAGTGCGTTATTAAGATATACTCATCAAGACCGGCAAGTGGAAGTATTCAAATTATCAATTCTTCTGGTATAATTGTCTATGAAAAGCCTTTGAAAATCGATGCCGGGACAACACAACTCAAATGGGATGGAAAAGGTTATCCGGACGGTGTTTACACCGTCAAAGTTTTGTTATCGGATGGTTTGACAACTATTCAAAAAGAAGCGAAGACGGTTTTAGACACTTCTGTTTACACGTACGCAAAAGAAATCACAATAGCGTTTATTCTTCTTTTTACAGGCCTCATAACTTATCTGGCTTTGACTGGTAAATAATTTAAATTAGAATAAATAGAGACAGAGAGGTGTGTAAGAGTGATAACGTACGAACAGAAACAACGAATCGAAGAACTTAAGAAGAAGTTTGATGATATCATCGAAGTGTTCCATCCCGAGGACAAGAAGATAAGGCTAAGAGAACTCGAGGAAGAAAGTTTGAAACCTGACTTTTGGAGCGATCAGAAAAGGGCTCAGCAAGTGAACAGGGAAATACAAAGGACAAGGAAGATCATTGAGGATATGGAGCGTATCAGATCACTGTTCGAAGACATAGAAGTTGGTATCGAACTTGCTGAGGAAGACCCATCGATGCAAGAGCATCTGGAGGAGATCATCGAAGAAGTCGCAAAAAAGATTAGGGAATTCGAACTTGAGCTAATACTCAACGGTAAGTTCGACTCATCGAACGCGTACCTTTCTATCCACCCAGGTGCTGGTGGAACGGAATCGCAGGACTGGGCTTCGATGCTTTTGCGTATGTACATGCGTTGGGCGGAAAGAAAAGGATTCGATGTCGAGATAGTTGATTACCAAGAAGGTGAAGAGGCGGGAATAAAAAGTGCGACGTTATACATCAAAGGTGACTTTGCTTATGGATACTTAAAGTACGAAAGAGGAGTGCACAGACTTGTAAGAATATCTCCGTTTGATGCGAATAAAAGAAGGCACACATCCTTTGCTTCCGTTAACGTGCTCCCGGAAATAGAGGACGACATAGATATTGAAATTAGACCGGAGGATTTGAGGATAGACACCTACAGAGCTAGTGGTGCTGGTGGTCAGTACGTTAATAAAACGGAGTCTGCTATAAGAATTACCCACTTGCCAACAGGTATCGTTGTAACGTGTCAGACGGAAAGGTCACAGCTTCAAAACAGGGAAACGGCTATGAAAATGTTGAAGGCAAGATTATACCAGCTTGAGTTGGAAAAGAGAAGAAAGCAGATAGAACAGATCCAAGGCGAGTTGAAAGACATCAGCTGGGGCAACCAGATTAGGTCCTATGTCTTCCAGCCTTACACGATGGTGAAAGACCACAGAACAGAAGTTGAAACGGGAAACATAGAAGCGGTGATGGATGGGGACATAGATATGTTCATAGAAGCTGAGCTTGTTTACTACGCAAAATTAGGTTTGAACGAGTAGTGCGGTGTTTTTGCTTTTAACAAGACTAAAGGGGTGGGGTATGTGAACAGACCAAAGGTGTTTGTCGTGACGTCTGGAAAGGGTGGTGTGGGTAAGACAACCTTCACCGCTAATCTTGGCTGCACTTTGGCCAAGATGGGGGAACGCGTGTGCTTGATCGATGCTGACATAGGCTTGAAAAATTTGGACGTGGTCCTGGGGTTGGAGAACAGAATCATTTACACGTCTTTCGACGTTGTAAATGGTACAGTTTCAGCAAAAGAGGCTCTTGTTAAACACAAACAGCTGAAAAATCTTTACTTGCTGGCCGCCTCGCAGGTTGCTACAAAAGAGATGATGTCACCGGAAGATATGAAACGAATAGTTCAAGAACTATACGATGATTTTGATTTCATACTAATCGACTCTCCTGCAGGCATCGAACGTGGTTTCAGGAATTCCGTTGCACCAGCAGAAGCTGCGTTTATTGTCACGACACCGGAACTACCGGCGATTTCCGATGCGGACAGAGTTATCGGTTTACTCGAAAACTACGGTTTTAGCGAAGACAAGATGTACATTGTGTTGAACAAATTCAAGCCCCACATGGCGAAACGTGGCGATATGCTTGATAAGACAGATGTTGAAAAGGCGTTGGCGATGAGAATAATAGGAGTTATCCCCGATTCGGAAGAGGTTATAATAGCCACAAACAAAGGTATTCCAGCTGTGCTTGAAGATGGTGTCGTTATCGGGAAAAGTTTTGAAAATATTGTAAAAAGAATCAAGGGGGAAGAGGTACCTATAGAAGAAGACCTCAAGGGTACCTCCAAAGGGTTATTATCTTCTTTACTCTCCGTGTTTAAGAAGAGGTGATTGTGATGTGGATTATCGACATATTCAGAAAGAAAAAACACAAGAATACAAAATCACCGAAAGAGGAAGCTGCTGAGAGGCTGGAAACAATGCTTACCAGAAGACGAGAAATAGTCAAAATGATACCCGTGGAAGAGTTCGAGGCAAATTCAGAAGAGATTAAGTATGCTGTTATTGAGACCATTTCAAGAAAGTTCAACATACCACCGGAAAAGGTGAAGGTGGACTATCATGAGCAGAATGGTTATATCGTAATTGTGACGAACGTCAATTTCAAGTAAAATAGAAATCCGCTGTAAGAGAGGCGAAGGCATTTGAAAAAGGTTGTAATCACCTTGGTTATGGTAGCACTGACTTTGCTTTTATCCAGCTGTGCATTCTTGCTTAGTAATGTTCTCTCAGGAACAGGTAAAACAATCTATACTTTTTATTTCTACATGAATGGGCTCCCAGATGAAGTCATGCGAGTCCTTGAAGATGTGAATAGGGCTGCCAGTATTGGTATTGTCTCGTTTACTCATGAAGCAACTGTAACAATCGATAGCCCTTTTGGAATGTTGAGGACGTCTACAAACATCTTTGGTGTTATGATTGACAAATATGAAATAGCGTCAACACGCAAAGATAGCTTAACTTTCTCATCAAACCTAGTGCTAAGTTACTCAACCGATACAACGTTGCCTGCCACTACCGTTGCGATAGTCTTTCCAAGCAAAACCTACAACGTACAAGGTGCTGATGAATTCTACGTTGTTTATGATTTCACTTCGGACGGTTCGGATGTTAAATTCATCAAAAAGTCAGAGGGATATATATTTGAGATCCGTACTAAATCCCGTGAGTTTGTGGAAGTGTACGATGTATATGCAAGAAAGACTTACAGACTGTTCACCGAAAGTGTCTCAGGAGTGTACAAGGCATTTTTTATTGCTGAGAAAAATAAGTACTACACTATCAAAGCTGTCGAATCTGTACAGCAAAAAGATGTTTATAGTTTTCCAGAGAAAGATGGAGAGATTGTTGATTTCACAGGCTGAACTTAGTTTCTCAAGTTTTTCATCCGTCTACTTAAGAGGTGTCTGCGTTTGAAGGTAGAAAGAAAAAAGCGGAAGGAAGATAATATTCTTCTTGTACTTCTTATTGTAATCTTCATCGTCTTCTTAGCGTATTTCCTAACTAGTTTTCTGCGGTACATCATGCTCTCCAAAGAGCTCAAAGAATTAAAACAGGCTTATGAAACGGAGAAGCAACAGATTTTGGATAAAGAATCAACACTTCAGAAATTGAAACGTTTGGCGGAAGAAAATGATACCGCGAACACTAAGGAGGCAAGTGGAATAACAAATGGTCAATGAAATCAGAAGTACGAGCCAAAAAGAGATAGGTGTTGTCGTCACCACTTCCCACAATCCGTCCAAAGAAGCTGTTGAGCTGGCGAAGAAGCTCTCTCAAAATTTCAAAGTTCCTTATTACAATCGCCGCCACCTATCTGAAAGGGTGAAAACCGGAGAGATAAAGATTTACTACGTTGTTGACAACAACCTACAGCTTTCCGTAATTGCTCCAGCTGGAAGATTGTTCTTCCATCCTGGAATGGCCAAGATACGGATGGAAAACTATAAGAGAGATGGCAGGGACTTACTTTTAGAAGCGTTGAGGCCTTCTTATGAAGATATCATCTACGATGCAACCTTTGGTTTAGGTATGGATGCGGTGTTTATGGCACATTTTGTCAAGCAAGTTATTGGAACGGAAGTATCGGTTCACATATACCGCGTTGTCTCCTATGGGTTGAGTAACTATAAATCAAAGGAGGAATGGATAAACGAAGCTGTAAAGAAGATAGTTCTGTTCAACGATGATATGAAAGATTTTATAAAAAGGCAGCCTGACAAATCTTTTGATATAGTTTACTGCGACCCGATGTTTGAAAACCCAGTTTATGAAAGTTCGGCCCTTAATCCCCTAAGACCTCTTGCAAGTTATGATACGATAGATACAGAAATTGTTGAAGAGATGATAAGAATTGCAAGAAAAAGAGTAGTCATCAAGACGCTCGTAAAAGATAGCCTTTTGGAAAGGCTTTCTGTAAAGTTTGATAGAGTAATTACCAGTAAAAAAAGCGGGCTTATCTACGCATGTGTGGATTTAGATAGGTAGTCGGTTAATGTTTGAGACATACAAGGGAGGTTGCAAGCGAGTATGGGATTCTTTGATAAACTAAAGGAAGGACTCAAAAAAAGTAGAGACGCATTTTTTAACAAAATCGGTCAGATACTAAAAACTAAGAAATTTGACAAAGAGACTCGGGACGAGATCGAAGAGCTACTAATTTCTGCCGATGTTGGAGTTGAAGCTACAGAATATATCCTTGACAGACTCGAGGAGATGAAACCAGAAGATGCGTTTGGAGCCTTGAAAGAGATTTTAATTGAGATTCTTTCGAGGGATAATAGACTGAACATTCCGAATGAGAAGCCTTTTGTAATCAGCATGGTTGGGGTGAACGGTTCTGGAAAGACAACAACGTGCGGGAAGCTGGCGTACATGTTTAAGAGCGAGGGAAAACAAGTAGTTCTTGGCGCATGCGATACATTCAGAGCGGCCGCAATAGACCAACTGAGAATTTGGTCAGAGAGAAGTGGGGCTACGTTTATCGCACATATGGAGGGAGCGGATGCTGGAGCTGTAGCCTTTGATGCTGTGAACCATGCCATTTCCAAGGGGAAAGACGTTGTTATTCTGGATACAGCTGGCAGACTACACAACAAAAAACACCTTATGGACGAACTCCAGAAAGTGCACAGGGTCGTCCAAAAACTCATACCATCTGCACCTCACGAAGTGCTTTTGGTCATGGACGCTGTGACAGGTCAGAATGGTTTGCAGCAAGCGAAAATTTTCAAGGAAGTTGTTAATGTAACAGGCATAGTGCTTACAAAACTTGATGGAACTGCGAAAGGTGGAATTGCAATTGCCATTGCAAAAGAGCTTGGCATACCAATTAAATTCATAGGCGTGGGAGAAGGAATAGAAGACTTGAAACCGTTCGATGCCAAAGACTTCGTGGATGCTTTACTGACAGGAGATGAGAGTAATGAATCAACCGCCACCGCTGTATGATAAGAGATATAGATGCCCAATATGTTCAAACGTGGCTGTTTCGAAGAAAGTTTTCACAGACAAAATTAGAATTAAAAGATACGACGAAGACATGAAACCAAATTACGAAGGAGTCAATCCACTGTTGTACTCTGTCATTGTATGCCCACACTGCCATTATGCCGCCTTGGAGCAAGATTTTGAACAGCCGGTGTCTCCAATTTACATGGAAGAACTAAGGAAAGTTCAAAACGAAATAAGAATACCTGAAAATGTTTCATTTTCACAGGAACGAGACCATAGGACAGCCATAATTACTTATGCACTTGCAACGCTATTCTACAACGCAAAGAGACAACCATGCAAAGTTGCTGAGATGTATCTGAGGATGGCATGGCTTTACAGAGAATTATCAGACGAAGAAAACGAACTTAAAGCACTTGCGAGAGCTTTGGTGTATTTTGAAGAGTGCTATACGAAAACAAACTTAGACACTGAAAAAGAGCCGATGGTGTTATTCTACCTTGGGGAGATATCTTACAAGCTTGGAAAAGTCAGTGAAGCGAAAAAATGGTTTTCCGAGCTCGTAACCAGATATAAGAATATAAATTCCTTTTATGTTAAGGCAGGGAGAGACAGATGGCAAAGTATAAAGGAAGAACTAAAATAAGCATCTTAAAGCTATCTTCTGTGTTGCTATTTTTATCCCTTTTGCTATTGATTTACTCCTGCATGCCGATAGGAAATTACCTGGAGCTTTCCATGCAATTGCAAAATATTGAAGAGCGTGTCGAAAAAATTGAGAAACTGAGTACTTCTCAGAACGTCAATACTGTTCAATCACAGCAGATTCAAAAAATGCAGAACCAACTTGTACAGATTACAGATTCCGTTTCCAAACTCGAAAACTCTGTCGGTCAGTTACAACAGAAAGTTGCGTCTATTGATAAAGTTCAGGCGTCTTTGGAACAGCTATCAAAAAGAGTCGAAAAGGTCGAAAGTGTTAATGGCAGTAATAACAATGCGATAAGCGACTTAACGAAGAAACTTGCTACTGTTGAGAAAAATGTGACTACGGTACAAAGTAGAGTGGCTTCTTTGGAAAACCAAATTAAGCAGATTGATAATCTTCAAAAAGGTATAGATTCCCTCAGCGCACAAGTTAGAAATATCCAACAGAACATGCCTCAAAAAATAAGCCAAAGCGATATTGAATTTCTCAAACAGTTGCAGCAACAGATAATTGAGTTAAAAAGCGCACTTCAAAGTACGGATCCATCAACTTTACTAAAACTAAACACAGGTTATATCTACTATATAGTGAAGTCGGGTGATAATCTCTCATCGATAGCATCGGCTTATAAGGTTAGTTTAAACTCGTTGATTAGTATTAACGATATAAAGGATGCGTCGAAAATAAGTGTTGGTCAACTGATCAAAATCCCAGTTGATGACCCAAAAAATTACGTGCGCGTTCCTGTGAAGATACAGCCCACAGATATACTTTCTTACCACGGTCAGGAAAGAAATGGTGTAAAAACCATCGGTATGGACATCTACGCAAAAGGAAAGGATATATATCCCATTCTACCGGGTAAGGTGCTAAACGTTGATAATACTACAGTGACTATCGATCATGGTAATATGATAATGGCGATATACGGTGGGATAAACACTTCGCTCAAACCGGGCAATTTTGTCAGTGTTGATAAACCAATAGGTCAGTGCATCGACGTATTCCACTTTGAGCTCTACATAGATGGTGAACCAAGAGACCCTCTTAGGTTGTTCACAGAATACAAAGG
The DNA window shown above is from Fervidobacterium changbaicum and carries:
- the minD gene encoding septum site-determining protein MinD, which encodes MNRPKVFVVTSGKGGVGKTTFTANLGCTLAKMGERVCLIDADIGLKNLDVVLGLENRIIYTSFDVVNGTVSAKEALVKHKQLKNLYLLAASQVATKEMMSPEDMKRIVQELYDDFDFILIDSPAGIERGFRNSVAPAEAAFIVTTPELPAISDADRVIGLLENYGFSEDKMYIVLNKFKPHMAKRGDMLDKTDVEKALAMRIIGVIPDSEEVIIATNKGIPAVLEDGVVIGKSFENIVKRIKGEEVPIEEDLKGTSKGLLSSLLSVFKKR
- a CDS encoding DEAD/DEAH box helicase translates to MINKAMNEIVIVPTEKDCEIEGYYYIPDYDVLPYENLSPSWYVRSRRIFALHLAIQGKLKGVCTLRSLLHFVMPPNVLKENTHLLKVGDRLSEPEKLFAKLGYERVFNVREGGTFSVRGEIIDYLGPDGLPVRLELFGNVIEDIRKFNLKTQRSEESLESAILLPAREFVLNGEYFKSAGEIILEPIENQLTGKFVSGTFLDYDVELYVKDRKSVIEHFTRFERELRKSMEEMGQDDKLRDYKRFGIIDYDLVLSKAKELPIEKAQFVVRKPQEEEYIPSEPVISEDELQVGDIVVHKKYGIARFKEIKKVEVNGVQREFLVLNFADSVLYVPIERIDLVEKYVGDEVNVKLDSLKKGTWSRKVEKAKKNIEQLVRDLVLIYHARSSVRGLSLPGDADLEEEFAKTFPFVETPDQLNAISEVLEDLASEKPMDRLLVGDAGYGKTEVAIRAIFRTIVSGKQAVLLAPTTILAKQHYDNLVTRFKPFGINVALLNRFATKKEREEILEGVESGKIDLLVGTHSVLRDVKFADLGLVVIDEEQKFGVEQKEKFKKLRVNVNVLSMSATPIPRTLNMALSSLKDLSEIKTPPLGRKEIQVHIGPFDERIIRLAILREIGRGGQVIYVHNRVNSIYGVYERLKELVPEANIVIAHGQQPKSEMKRAIDAFYHKHADVLLCTTIVENGVDVPDANTLIVDDAHRYGLAQLYQLRGRVGRSDKIAFAYFFHGRNVNDKVLERLYAIKSYQGPGSGMKIAMKDMEIRGVGAIFGVEQHGYVNDLGLKYYLDLLNEAVMEYTGQVQSKIDTELEGIPGSIVIPEFYIYDPFERMRFYRRIASAISEQEILDIHEELVDRFGKMPESVENLLKYALLRIILWKRNVAKATISDVGLVVKFKSGKFEEISPSYIYNEKEDVYIFFVNLDELIEQSKVVV
- the prfB gene encoding peptide chain release factor 2, with the translated sequence MITYEQKQRIEELKKKFDDIIEVFHPEDKKIRLRELEEESLKPDFWSDQKRAQQVNREIQRTRKIIEDMERIRSLFEDIEVGIELAEEDPSMQEHLEEIIEEVAKKIREFELELILNGKFDSSNAYLSIHPGAGGTESQDWASMLLRMYMRWAERKGFDVEIVDYQEGEEAGIKSATLYIKGDFAYGYLKYERGVHRLVRISPFDANKRRHTSFASVNVLPEIEDDIDIEIRPEDLRIDTYRASGAGGQYVNKTESAIRITHLPTGIVVTCQTERSQLQNRETAMKMLKARLYQLELEKRRKQIEQIQGELKDISWGNQIRSYVFQPYTMVKDHRTEVETGNIEAVMDGDIDMFIEAELVYYAKLGLNE
- a CDS encoding EscU/YscU/HrcU family type III secretion system export apparatus switch protein; translation: MERTYESDRYDTDCTTKLAVALRYKPGEDYVPFVVAKGKCHLAEMIVKRAQESNVPIVKSEELVRELFKLDVLEPIPSKLYVAVAEVLAFIQLGLNK
- a CDS encoding class I SAM-dependent methyltransferase, with product MVNEIRSTSQKEIGVVVTTSHNPSKEAVELAKKLSQNFKVPYYNRRHLSERVKTGEIKIYYVVDNNLQLSVIAPAGRLFFHPGMAKIRMENYKRDGRDLLLEALRPSYEDIIYDATFGLGMDAVFMAHFVKQVIGTEVSVHIYRVVSYGLSNYKSKEEWINEAVKKIVLFNDDMKDFIKRQPDKSFDIVYCDPMFENPVYESSALNPLRPLASYDTIDTEIVEEMIRIARKRVVIKTLVKDSLLERLSVKFDRVITSKKSGLIYACVDLDR
- a CDS encoding IS110 family transposase yields the protein MDNFPVFVGIDVSKDKFNVCAISNPSSIIFESSFDMSQQGFSSFANKLSAFPKQSIIIAMESTGCYHLNLLAFLSSNDFACAVFNPLTVKNFASLRKTKTDKIDARIIATALFYLQHQIPSSAFVNSELRDIVRARENIIHRIAKVKGNIEKLLNVLFPELERVTNIYSDTILNLLSHFPSAKAIQKARNLDVFFSKDRGRSTKLNAQKLKELANNSIAQYWPMKEKILVQNIKELQFLQQQLEEYDKMMKEYCECSAINLDIEILTSIPGIGENSAMHFLAEVGDISRFSTYKKLIAYCGLDPSIAQSGKSKVEGHISKRGNAHLRRILWLMAVSVVIHNEYFRTYYERKRQQGIPYKKAIMSVVHKLLRTLYAMLRKKEKFNIDYAISHSKQKFNFA
- a CDS encoding trigger factor, which encodes MWIIDIFRKKKHKNTKSPKEEAAERLETMLTRRREIVKMIPVEEFEANSEEIKYAVIETISRKFNIPPEKVKVDYHEQNGYIVIVTNVNFK